A stretch of Desulfobacter hydrogenophilus DNA encodes these proteins:
- a CDS encoding flavodoxin family protein — translation MKSLVVYSSRTGNTQKVAREIYDALPEPKDIFSAKDAPDPSDYDFLALGFWVDKGTANASSARYMETVKGKKIGLFGTLGAYPDSDHAKQCLKKARELVQGNEILGEFLCQGKVDPALIKMMETKMKDDPHHSMTPERRARLEEAAKHPDKKDLADARELFVELAQIAAGKVSA, via the coding sequence ATGAAATCCCTAGTTGTTTACTCCAGCAGAACCGGCAACACCCAAAAGGTTGCCAGGGAAATATATGATGCCCTACCCGAACCTAAAGATATCTTTTCCGCCAAAGACGCTCCGGACCCGTCAGACTATGATTTTTTAGCCCTGGGCTTCTGGGTGGATAAGGGGACGGCTAATGCCAGTTCAGCCAGATACATGGAAACAGTAAAAGGTAAAAAAATCGGACTGTTCGGCACCCTGGGCGCCTATCCCGACTCTGATCATGCCAAACAGTGCCTGAAAAAAGCAAGGGAGCTTGTCCAGGGTAATGAAATCCTGGGGGAATTTTTATGCCAGGGCAAGGTGGACCCGGCCCTGATTAAAATGATGGAAACAAAGATGAAAGACGATCCCCATCACAGCATGACACCGGAACGCAGGGCCAGGCTTGAAGAGGCAGCCAAACACCCGGATAAAAAAGATCTGGCAGACGCCCGGGAACTGTTTGTAGAACTTGCACAAATTGCTGCCGGGAAGGTGTCT
- the hutW gene encoding heme anaerobic degradation radical SAM methyltransferase ChuW/HutW → MKQKISTARQNANAKLKLLETFGDSSFDRHYFAEISDNPLTGAFKKKTVVHAGLGSTPVPQEKTAGVWHTLSTTQRRDKTCAYIHIPFCSTHCLYCGFFTNPAQKETMHAYAKALIRELEADQDLDLVQSHPVNAVYLGGGTPTALDSDDLRQVLDTVRRCLPLANDCEITVEGRINDLTDEKIQACIKAGANRFSLGVQSFDTDIRTSLGRLADRQTVIESLLRLKQTNHAAIIIDLIFGLPDQTMAIWEKDIDILLDIELDGVDLYQLIRFPGGRLDKAARSGRFKTLADQAQRALMFESGVTRMTQARYRRLSISHWGRKFRERNIYNLAMKEKTDCLAYGSGAGGSVNGHMIFLDGNLDTYLETAGKIKPVTRIMTPPAHDNLTRLISGSLELGYMDLRGAGKTLGLDLETIFAPLTDQWESAGLITREQGWITLTLAGQFWQTNLAQGMIDYYKEISTTS, encoded by the coding sequence ATGAAACAAAAAATCAGCACCGCTCGGCAGAATGCCAACGCAAAACTCAAACTGCTGGAGACCTTTGGCGACAGCTCTTTTGACCGCCATTATTTTGCCGAAATCTCCGATAACCCGCTCACCGGCGCATTTAAGAAAAAAACCGTGGTGCATGCAGGGCTTGGGAGCACGCCTGTGCCACAGGAAAAGACTGCCGGGGTATGGCACACCCTTTCAACGACACAACGCCGGGATAAAACCTGTGCATATATCCACATTCCCTTCTGCAGCACTCACTGCCTTTATTGCGGTTTTTTTACCAACCCGGCCCAAAAAGAGACCATGCATGCCTATGCCAAAGCCCTGATTCGGGAACTTGAGGCGGACCAGGATCTGGACCTGGTACAAAGCCACCCGGTGAATGCCGTTTATCTGGGCGGCGGCACGCCCACAGCCCTTGACAGTGATGATTTAAGACAGGTGCTTGACACCGTGCGCCGCTGTCTGCCCCTGGCCAATGACTGCGAAATCACCGTTGAAGGCAGGATCAATGACCTTACGGATGAAAAAATTCAAGCCTGCATTAAAGCTGGGGCTAACCGATTTTCCCTTGGGGTCCAGAGCTTTGATACCGATATCCGGACAAGCTTAGGCCGTTTGGCAGACAGACAAACCGTCATAGAAAGCCTTTTACGCCTTAAACAAACCAACCATGCCGCCATCATCATTGATCTGATTTTCGGGCTGCCCGATCAGACCATGGCGATCTGGGAAAAAGACATTGACATCTTGCTGGATATAGAGCTGGACGGTGTGGACTTGTATCAGCTTATTCGTTTCCCCGGCGGCAGACTTGACAAGGCCGCCAGGTCGGGACGGTTCAAAACCCTGGCGGACCAGGCCCAGCGGGCGTTGATGTTTGAAAGCGGCGTGACGCGTATGACCCAGGCCAGATACCGGAGGCTGTCCATCAGCCACTGGGGTCGAAAATTTCGGGAACGAAATATCTATAACCTGGCCATGAAGGAAAAGACAGACTGCCTGGCCTATGGCTCCGGGGCAGGCGGCAGTGTAAACGGACACATGATTTTTCTGGACGGAAATCTTGATACCTACCTTGAAACAGCAGGGAAAATCAAGCCCGTGACACGCATCATGACTCCGCCTGCCCATGACAACCTGACCCGCCTGATTTCAGGCAGTCTGGAATTGGGATATATGGACCTGCGGGGTGCCGGAAAAACCTTGGGACTGGACCTTGAAACCATTTTTGCCCCCCTGACGGACCAGTGGGAAAGCGCTGGACTCATCACACGGGAGCAAGGATGGATCACCCTGACCCTGGCCGGACAATTCTGGCAGACCAACCTGGCCCAGGGCATGATTGACTATTATAAAGAAATAAGCACCACTTCGTAA